The Candidatus Hydrogenedentota bacterium genomic interval TATCAACAATCCGGCTGCCACCGCGAAAGCTCAGAGCGACATTCCGGTGCAGTGGGATACGTGCTGGGGGCCAGCGGAGGCCGGCGCGAGTTATTTCAACCATGTGCCAGGCGGTGGCAATGTGCTTTATATGGACGGTCACGTCAGTTTCTTGAAGTACCCGAGCGAGTGGCCTGTTAGCAGGGCGTTCCCGCTGATGATGGATTTGATGAGCGAAACGCTAAGTTCACACTAGAGGCAAAGTGGCGCTCCGATCTGAAGGAGTAAGAGTTCAGCGCTCGTGACTTCTTTTGGTCAGCCGCCTACCATGTCATATGCTTTTGGGGGGGAGCAGGCGTGTGGTTTTACGGCCACACGCCTGCTTTATGTCTAGTGCGCGGGCATTCGCAGGGTGCTGTAGCGCGGGAGACAGGGATGGAAATTTCTTTCAATACTTGACTTTACGTCAATTAGAATCAACTTGCCTTCAAACCGGGGGCTATCCCCTATATTTCTGATAATACGTTATTTATCGCATCACCTGAGGTTGGCGAGAATTCGAAAAACGATTTTTCTTGACGAATTTCGACCGATGGTCATATAGTATGGGTAATGGTCACGGTGCTCACCGGTAAGCAGCGACAAATTCGGGTGCGGGAAGAGCTGCTACTGGACATTGCCCGCAAGATGCTACTCAAGAGCGGTTACCATGGGCTAACCATGGCGCGCATCGCGGATGCGGCCGACTGCTCGAAGGGAACGGTCTATCAGCATTTCTCGTGCAAGGAAGATCTCATCGTTACGCTGGCGGCGCGCAGTTCAGAGAAGCAACGTGTGCTGGTGGAGCGGGGGGCGATGTTTCGCGGGGGCACGCGGGAGCGCATGCTGGCGGTGGGTGAAGCGACGGTCCTGTTTGCGCGGCTGAATTGGGGTGAGGTCCGCATTTTCCAGATCATGACCGGCGAAGCAATCATGCAGAAGGCGACGCCGGAAGTGTTGTCTCAATTGAAGATGTCGGCGCATGGGACGTCGCAGATTATGTTTGGGATCGTTCGCGACGCGATTGCCGCGGGCGATCTGTGTTTACCGCCGGACACGAGTCCGGCAGACGTGGTGTATCCGTTGTGGGTGCTGGGAGACGGTATCAAGTCGGCGTCGTCGAGTTGGATGCCGCCGAGTGAAATCGGCGTGACGGATGCGGCGGCCACGATTCTGAAGCATGGGTTTGTGCTGGGCGATGGATACGGTTGGCGGCCCTTGTCGAAAGACTGGGACTACGCGGAGTCGCTGCGGCGAATCCGCTTGGAATGCTTTCCCGAAGAGTCGAAGAAGGTATACGTAGAACAGTTGCCGGTGGCTGGGGGCGGTTCGGCCCAATTTGGGGGGGACGGAGCGCGCGATAACCAGGGAAAGGAGGTATGAAGAGTATTTGCACTCATGACCCGCGAAGTCGAAGCAGTCTGCGCTTCGCCTTGTCTTGCACCTTGAGTTTGAAACGAACCTATAACACTTGAGGGATAAGGGAATCATGAAGAAGAGAGGCTTTACGTTAATTGAACTGCTAGTCGTTATTGCCATCATAGGCATCTTGGCGGCGATTCTGCTGCCGGCATTGGCGCGTGCGCGCGAGGCGGCGCGCAGGGCCAGTTGCCAAAACAACCTGAAACAGTTCGGCATCGTCTATAAGATGTACGCCAACGAGAGCAAGGGCGAGAAGTGGCCGACGGCGATGTTCCAGTGCAACAACGGGACGACTGGAATCTTGACGCAACCGCATATCGGCCAAATCTATCCCGAGTACCTGACGGACCCGACTCTGTTTGTATGCCCCTCCAGCGCGGTGCTGAAAGCCGATGACATGTGGTACACCGATGAGAACGGAAACCGCGCGTGCCGGCTTGAGATCGATCCGGAAGGCAACGGACAGACCGACGGCGATGTGCACTGGTGGCCGGTCAATTACTGCTACAACTACTGGGGCTGGGCGTTCAACGACTGCAGCATGACTTCGCAGTATAGTATCAACCTTGCGACTGCGCTGAGTGTGTTAGGCGTTGGTCTTCCTCCGGGGTTCTCTACCTCGCTCAATGGGCCGACCCAGATTCTGGTGACCTACCTGTATGAAAAGCAGGCTCCGGATATCGATCAAGACATGGGGAACTTGGCGGATATCATGGATGTCATCGACAACGATGTGCCTTCCGATTTCAGCACGTACTACCCACGGACAACGTATCGCCTGCGTGAAGGCATCGAACGCTTCTTTATCACTGACATCAACAACGCTGCCGCTAGTGCACAAGCGCAGAGTGAATTGGCCGTGATGTGGGACGTGATCTCCGCGACCGCGCAGGATTACAACCACATTCCGGGCGGTTCGAATGTGCTGTATGCGGACGGCCATGTCGGCTTCCTGAAGTATCCGGACAACAAAGCTCCGGTCAACGAGGCCTTTGCTGTTGTCGGGTACATCAACAAGTCCGGAGGCCTGGATTTCTAGTCCGCAATCTG includes:
- a CDS encoding DUF1559 domain-containing protein — translated: MKKRGFTLIELLVVIAIIGILAAILLPALARAREAARRASCQNNLKQFGIVYKMYANESKGEKWPTAMFQCNNGTTGILTQPHIGQIYPEYLTDPTLFVCPSSAVLKADDMWYTDENGNRACRLEIDPEGNGQTDGDVHWWPVNYCYNYWGWAFNDCSMTSQYSINLATALSVLGVGLPPGFSTSLNGPTQILVTYLYEKQAPDIDQDMGNLADIMDVIDNDVPSDFSTYYPRTTYRLREGIERFFITDINNAAASAQAQSELAVMWDVISATAQDYNHIPGGSNVLYADGHVGFLKYPDNKAPVNEAFAVVGYINKSGGLDF
- a CDS encoding TetR/AcrR family transcriptional regulator, whose protein sequence is MVTVLTGKQRQIRVREELLLDIARKMLLKSGYHGLTMARIADAADCSKGTVYQHFSCKEDLIVTLAARSSEKQRVLVERGAMFRGGTRERMLAVGEATVLFARLNWGEVRIFQIMTGEAIMQKATPEVLSQLKMSAHGTSQIMFGIVRDAIAAGDLCLPPDTSPADVVYPLWVLGDGIKSASSSWMPPSEIGVTDAAATILKHGFVLGDGYGWRPLSKDWDYAESLRRIRLECFPEESKKVYVEQLPVAGGGSAQFGGDGARDNQGKEV